Below is a genomic region from Rosa chinensis cultivar Old Blush chromosome 5, RchiOBHm-V2, whole genome shotgun sequence.
TTCCAATTCATATCCTACCTAAATCTTTTATTCTATCTACCTAAACCAATGTGCCATCATTGCCGAGATATCTTCTTCTGAAACTCATGCctttctagctcccacgccacaTGCATCTTGCCAAGCCTCTTTTGAAATGATCAACTCACTGCCGTGCATATACAAGGAGATGCCGGGAAGAACACAACAGCAAGCTTCCTAGGATTCTCAGGTCCTTCGAAGTTTGCTGGGCCTAGTCTTCGCCAACTCAGATAAAGGGGCAAAGTTTTGGGTCCTTACCCATGAATATCCACGTACAACTCCGATAAAAAGTGCCCCTAcaattgtaaaatattattataattaatcATTAACTCTCCTAGTCTCCTATTTAAGTAATTTTTGAGATTTCTCATATGGAGTTTCCTTTATTTGTCATGTCAATGTATCTTATTATACTCTAAATTACTACAATCATTATACAATTAAGTTTATCAAACACTTTTTTTGAAATACAATAGGTAACTAATCATGTAAACATTTCatgaaaattcattaataaTTTTCATGTtactttctaattttttattatttttttcgaaTATTTACTTTAGATAGGAATTTCCTCAGACTATCAATATTTATTCGATATTCGATATTTTAGCCATTTTTAAATTCACCAAAACCCAGATTCCCTTTTCTCTACAATTTGATCATGGCTGATTCAACCAAACCAACCACCGTCGTCGATGATTAGATCACCGCTGCTACCACGAAGCTCAACAACCCCTATCAAGACCTCAATGCTCCAACTAAGAAGCTCTACTGCCTCACAACTTCGCTTGATGTTGAACAGGTACCAAAGGCCGACAACCGCACATTCCCTTTCCTCATTCAATTCTTCAAATCCCTTCCTTACCTCCAATCATTAAATGAATCCATGACTGTCTTTCTCTTCAGGTTCGATCAGGACCCCTTTGTCCAAACCTCGCTCATTCACATGTACTCGGCTTGTGGCAATTTGATGCTTGTACGCCAAgtatttgatgaaattaacCAACCAGATTTGCCATCTTGGAATTCCATCATAGATGCATACGCGAAAGTGGGTTTGATTGATGTTGTAGGAgaggtgtttgatgaaatgcccaAGAGAAATGTGATCTCTTGGAGTTGTATAATAAAGGTGTATAATAAAGGTGTATGTAATGACGTTAGTGGTTATAAGGAAGTACTTGCCTTGATTCTTTTGATCATAGAATCAAAGCTTTGCTTTCTTTAATGAAGTTGGCACCTGGAGATTCGaaaagtgacatggtcagtgacttatTGTGACATGAACTGTGATATAAATGACATGAATTGTGACATGTACTATGACATAAACTGTGACATTCCTAGTTAGTGACTTGGTCAACTTTCAGTCAATGACTTGGACTTGGGGCTTCAAAAAGTGACACGATCAACAACTTGGATTGTGACATGTACTATAACGTGAATCAATAAACTGTGACATGAACTTGTCCGTATCACTAACCACGTCATAACTACAGAAGTACGGAGGAGGAGCTTTGTCATACCTCAACTAAGTTGAGAGGCAGTATTAAATTAGGCACCGTTAAAAATTGCTTGTTTTCCACAAGTCATTTAATTCTCATTTTTCACCGATTGTAGATCAGACGTTCACTCTTTCAAAAAGTAAAAACTTGTGTAATTGGCTTGTCAAGATCAAGCCTAATCCATCTTTTGAGGAAGGAAAGGTCTATCGAAAACGGCATGAGCTGAGCCCTTGGAATCATCTCCTCTCTTCCTGTTCTATCATCTGCAGCATTAGTCCATCGCCGGAGATCAACGTACTTTACAGTTTTACTTCTCCAAGATCTCATGGTACGTAGGCCGCGGCCGAATCGCCGCAGATTGATAGGAGAATTGAATCAGCGTGGGAGGCGATCGGAGGAGGCTGAGGACGAGAGTGGAGCTTAAGGTTTCATCATAGTCACCGGCATCGGATATTTGATTTCGGCCAGCCGCTAGCTCGATCTGCATGCATGGTAGCACTGGTAGTGTCTTCGTACGTACGTAGGCACGACGCTACTCTGCCAACGCGTAGTTGAGCTCGTATAACAATGACATAGTTTTGTTACTAAGAAGCTGTTCTCTAAGATGTTGAAGTGCTTGCTGTCGTCCTTGTTGGATCATCCAGTGTTTATCTCGCTTTGTTGTTTTTATCTGTTTGATTAGCAGAGAACACTCAACCAAGTAAGAAAAAGGAACTCTTCTGGATAATTGAGAGCGTCTAGCTCCTCAAAGGACTTAAAGAAGAGAAACTTTAAAGCGTCCTCTGCCATTCCTTCAAACTGAAAATATGATGGCTGGCACCGGCAGAGATCATCAGTTGAAAAGAAATTTCAAAATGCGGAGTTCAATGTGTTAGATTcaatatgaaacataaacatataactCAAGTATACTATCTCAAATGTTAGATCAATGTtatgaaataaaatcataaaactaaCTTAGTGGATTGCTGCCGTTATCCATCTTGTGATCTGCTGCCGTTATCTATCTGATCTTCTCCTAGATACACACCGTATCTCTCTTTATTGCTTGATGGGACAAACTCAATGAGAGCGTTTTTATGTTCTAGTAGGGATCAAATACAAATGCCATTCTATATATAAAGCTGTTGAACATAGTAGTTACatggcagttccttccatcaaggaactgtCAAAATAACTTCTTATCCTAATAGATTTGTCTGGATAACCACACATTTGAATTTTAAATTCTTTAACAGATATTCTAATATATAAACTAAATTCGATTACTTAATAAGTTTATATACATATTGGTTaatgtatttatatttgaattcaaaatagtTTATTTACATTAACTGATGCATACAGAATATAATAGCTAGTTCATATCTATTGCTGTGCAATAGGtatgatcttacaatctcccactgaactagATATTGTATGATGTATACCATGTAAATAACCTATTTCTTAATTGTGCACTTGAATTCAAAAATACTATCTGTTTTACAAAACCCTGTCAATTAAGATTTACTAAGCTGAATCATAGAAGAGAATGACAAATTAGCAAGTTGCCAGTCTTTTATAATCACATCATAGTAATCAAAATTACATGGATTACCTCAAGTGTGATCATGCTTGTtatcaaggttcgaaaaatcgctaggcgctagtcgggcggtgggatGGGGAGGAGCGCCCAGGCGGCTAGGCGGGTGCCTAGGtggcgcctaggcggttttgtattttttaatttttatttaatttttatagcttttatttatgtaattaaaaatatataaacttataaAAACTCAAAGAGTAATAAAATTGCACCAAAAAATCTAGAATATTCAAATTTTAAGAGAGTCCTAAATAAGCATACATAAAGATTAAAGACCAAAGTGATAAAATTGCACCTAGAATGTTCAAATTTTAAGAGAATCCTAAATAAGCATCCACAAAGATTAAAGACTAAAGTTATAAAATTGTACCTAAAATGTTCAAATTTTAAGAGTCCTAAATAAGCATCCATAAAGATTAAAGACTAAAGTTATAAAATTGCACCTAGAATGTTCAAATTTTAAGAGTCCTAAATAAGCATACATAAAGAGTTAAAGACTAAAGTGATAAAACAATTGCAAGCCTAAATGGCTAAATCTCTAACTCTTCCTCTCCATATCCATCCAAGACTCCTTCAGTGTCGGACTCAAACTCaacatcctcttcttctccctccTCTTCCGTGTCCTCATCCGATACAAAATCTTCATCATGAAGCTCTCTTACCTCTACATTTCTAGAACTTCTCCTAAGCCCACTATCCACTCCCAAAGACTCTCCCTCAATTTCACTAATAATATCCgagtcatcttcttcatcaccacCATCCACAATCCACCCTTGAGCCTTGCTAGCTTCATTACCAAGTAGCACATCCACACCCAACTCTTGAGCCCTTCTCTTTTTGTTGATAATCTTGGCATTGAATTGGACATAGACTAAATTATTCAATCTTGAAGCATCTAGTCTATTCCTTTTCTTTGTATGGATctacataaaaaatatatataaatattagtAACAAATCAACCATTATGAGAGAGTATTATTCTAGGCATTTGAAAGAAAACACTTACTCCCTCAAAAGTACTCCAATTCCTCTTGCACCCGGATGAACTTGTAGTTAAAGAGAGTATTCTTCTAGCCATTTTTTGCAATTTGGGTGTTCCATTTCCATAATTGGACCACCATCCAACTACATATGCACAAAGccacaaacaaaacaataacaataagtaaacaaaataaatatcatgagttaaacaaaataaatatcatGCCTTCTAATtttcacaaaataatgaaagtcTTAGTTTCTTACCCGGATCATACTTGTCATCATTCTTTGCACATCCCAACTTAGCTATTGCTCTTCCAAATCCACCCCCTTTGCTCTTATACATCAACAATTCTTCATTTGTCACCACACTTTGGGTCTCAAGGTCATCGGGATAGAACTTCTCCACACAAAGAAAGAACCCTTCCATGACAACATGATCATATTGAATGTCTTCATCCTTGTAGAAGTAATAGGGGTTCAAGAGATAAGCCGCCAAATGTAATGGATTATCAAGACGACCACGGGCTTTCTCATCAATAATCTCTATAATTGGTCGATAATTGGCCTCTTGATGTTTGAATGCCTCTTTAATGTCTTCCTTTGCCTTGAGTAATTCTCCATACAAAAAGCCCATTGATGGCTTTTTATCCCCATCCACAAGGCGAAGCACCTTAAACAAAGGAGCAAACACTTTCAAGCAAAGTGTTACCCCATTCCAAAAAGAGGTGCTCAATACGGTATTATATGCCGTTTTCCCCTTAGCACTCTTAGAATGTTTGCAAGCGGTCCAATCATCACAAGCAACCATACACCTCAACtcactcttcttctccatcaagCTTTGCAAAGTTAGAAAGGAAGTGGCAAATCTAGTGACTCCCGGCCTCACTATGTCTCTTTTCTTTGTATGCTTCCTCATCAAAGCCAATGTCTTGTGATGTGCATAGATAAAGATAGTGAATGCCTTTGCCTTCTCAATCACTCCTTTGAATTTTGGTTGGTTACCAATCCCTTGAAGCATGAGATTCAATGTATGAGTGGCACATGAAGTCCAAAATATATTTGGCCTCTTTATCTTCAACAAATTCCCCGCCGCCATATTGTTAGTAGCATTATCCGTCACTACTTGAACAACATTTTGTGCCCCAACTTCTTCAATGCATTTGTCAACATATTCAAAGATATAGGCCCCGGTGTGTGATTGATCCGAATCTTCccttaaagaaagaaaagtagtGCCTTCCTTGCAATTAACACACAAGTTCATaatacttcttctttttcggtcACTCCAAGCATCGGTCATAATGGAACAACCATTCTTTGCCCACTCTTCTTCATGCTTCTTGAGTGAATTTTTCGTCCTCTCAACCTCTTCCTTCAACAATGGCTCTCTTAGTTGGTATTGAGTTGGAGGTCGGTAACCCGGGCCAAATTGACCAACCGCTTCTACAAATCTTTTGAAGCTATCATTATCAATGGCATGAAATGGAATGCCGGCTTCATACACCCACCTAGCCAACCATTGATGCACACTATGTGTTCTTTCCTTCCAAATTGCATCATTAATGTTTTGTTGACGCATCTTCTTGCTTCCATCAATTGAAGAATCGGGAGTGATTGAAGATGCAAACTTGTCTATAGGCCCAAGAAAGTGCGGCCTTTTTCTTGACAAACTTGGCCCTTCAATTTCTACATCTTCTACATCATGGGAATGAGTAACTTCAACTTCTTCCCTCACTTCCTTCTCATGCATATCCTTTTGCTTTCTCTTAAGTTTTGCTCCCTCTATTGCGGCTATACATTTGGCTTTATCGGCATCCGTAGAATTATTGCATGAGGCAACATTTCCCTTGATGTTGGCAATGTGTTGCTTCATTCGATGTATTCCACCACTAACCACTTTCCCACACAACTTACACTTCAACTTGTCTAAGTTGTGTGGATCCGCCAATACCGCAAAGTCCCATCCAACATCGGTTGACCCACGCCTCAATGATCTATCCACTTCATTAGTAGCATTAGATCCTCCGGAAGATGCCATCCTATTTTACCCTACcaataaacaaacaatgaaagcatgaaacaaataaaacaaaaacaataaaagttataaaacaaataataaacaaacaatgaaacaaataaaacaaaaacaataaaacaaattcAACAATAAGAGTCTTCAAGTCTTCGGTCTTTGACAAAGACACAAAGTCGGTAAAAGTCTAAAACATATCAAGTTATCAACATTCAACAATAAACTCAACCAACAAGGCAACAAGTCAACAACAAACCAACAACTCAAAAGCCAACAACAAACCAACAGTTTCATACTTTCATTAGTTTCATATCTAGATTccagaagaaattgaaattcgcATACTAGCAGAGTAACGATGGCATTCATACAAATCAGATTTAGAGGCAGTAATTATCAACATTCAGCAACAAGCAGATTGattatcaaacattcaaacaatCAAACCCAGTTACCCAGATTATCACTTTTCTAGTTTACCCAGATATCCAGAATACAGAACAATTAATTGGCATTCATCAATCTTCTGAAGCTGTAAAATTGAGCTTAGCCCAGCTCAAATCAGCTACTGCATACTCTCTTCTACCATATAAACcaatcaaattttcaaacttttctttcacttctcttccaaaacaatcaaaatttcacttttttctttcatcaatCAAATTCCGGAGCAAAACATAATCATCAAATCGCATCTGAATTCAATTTTTGAGATTAAAGATAAGAACTTACGAGAACTCCTGAAATGCATAGACGATTGGGTCAATTTTGGGAATGACAATCGCGAGTCTGAAGGCGGCGCGGAGCAGAGGAAGTCTGAGGTGGTGGAGCAGAGGCGCAATGGAGCTTTGGTGGCTCGGGGGCTGCTGCGATGGCTCAGGGAGCTACTGTGGAAGGGCGCAATTGAGCTTCGGTGGCTTGGGGAGTTGCGGTGGCTCAGGGAGCAGCAGTGGAAGCGTGGAGAAGACGAGGAGTGAGGCAGTGGCTTGGAGGAGACGAGGAGCTACAGAGCGAAAGCTGCGGTCTGATCTGGGATCGACGAAACTTCGTTTAGGTTTAGGTGTTTAgcaaacatatttaaaaaaaaaaaaaaaaaaaaaaaccgcctagacGCCCGAACCGCCTAGTCCGCCCAGTCCGCCCAGGCGGGCGCCCAGGCCGCCTAACTTCTCTCCGCCTAATGCCGCCGATTCCCTCTTACTTGCCTCGGCCTCTcaccgcccagcgcctaggcggcctgggcggccgttttttagaacattgcttGTTATGTAGTAATCGACTTTCACAAGCATTGGTGATCCTGATAGAGTTATTCAAACTGCATATTTGCTGATGTGAAATCAGCAACGTCTGAATGTATATACACACTAAATTATGCAGTACTATATTTGAATAAaacaatttcattcaaaattatatgaatgaACTTGATAATGACTGAGATGATTAATAACAATGCATTACTAAATAGTTGCAATACATACTAGTAACTTAGTGAAATACATAACTAACCATCAATACTGCCTAAAACTCCCATATTTTCCACATGTCTGATGAACACAGAAACTGGCAATGCTTTGGTCAATGGATCTGCAAGTTGGTCTTTTGTACCTATTTTGGTCACCTCTACTTCATTGTCTCTCACACTTTCTCTCACAGAGAAATACTTAACATCAATGTTTCTAGATCCAGAAGTCCTTTTGTTGTTCTTTGAAAAGAACACAGCAGCTGCATTGTCACAGTAAATGGTCAATGGCCTTTCAATTGAATCCACCACTTTCATTCttgaaataaaatttctcaaccacaaaGCATGTGCAGTAGCTTCAAATATTGCAATGTATTCTGCTTGAAAGGTTGAAGTAGCAGTTAATGATTGCTTATTAGTCTTCCATGAGATAGCTCTGCCAGCAAACATGAAAATATATCCAGATGTTGATTTCAAGTCATCCAAGTCCTGTTTGTATGAAGCATCTGTATAACATTCCACTTTCAATTCTTGATCATCAATCCTTTTGTATACCAGCATGTGATCTCTGGTAGATTTCAAATATCTCAAAACTTTCTTTCCAGCAACCCAATGTTCATGTCCAGCATTTGATTGATATCTGGACAACATATTGACAGGAAAACTTATATCTGGCCTGGTACAAacctgtgcatacatgagacttccaacCAATCTAGCATAAGGTACATTCTCCATGGTTTTTCTCTCTAGAACATTTTGAGGACATTGCCCTTTGTGCAGCTTATCACCTTTAGAAACAGGAGCACTTCCTGATCTGCATTTTTCTAGATCAAATCTCAGCTGCATCTTATCTATGTAATTCTTTTGTGATAACCCCAACATGCATTGATTTCTGAATCTGCTAATTTCTATTCCAAGTACATAGTGAGCTTCCCCCATGTCCTTCatgtcaaagttcttcatcaaaAATTCTTTTGTGTCTTTCAGCAAACCAATATTGCTGCTGGCTAATAagatatcatccacatataaaATTAGAAATATGAAATGACTCCCACTAACCTTGCAGTACACACACTcatctaatttattttcttcaaagcCGAAATCTGAAATCATAGCAGCAAATTTTAAGTACCATTGTTTGGATGCCTGCTTGAGTCCATAGATGGACTTGTTGAGTTTGCAGATTTTCTTTTCATCCTCAATGAACCCTTCTGGTTGAAGCATGTAGATGTTTTCTTGCAAGTCTCCATTTAAAAATGCTGTCATAATATCCATCTGATGCAATTCTAGATTGTAATGTGCAACCAAAGCCATTATAACTCTGAAGGCATCTTTAGTTGAGACTGGTGAAAAAGTCTCATTGTAATCTATACCCTCCTTCTGATTGTATCCTTTTGCCACAAGCCTAGCTTTGTATCTTTCAATCTTGCCATTTGCATCccttttttgttttataaaccCATTTGTAGCCAATTGGTTTCAAATCTGCAGTTCTATCTACTAATGTCCAAACTCCATTCTTTGACATGTTTTGAAGTTCATCTTCCATTGCTAACTTCCATTTGTGGCTGTTATTAGATTGCATAGCTTCTTTTAATGAAACAGGATCATTTTCTTCCCCCAAATCAAACTCAATTGCAGTCAAATATAGATGATAATCACTGGATATTGCAGattttcttgatctttctgATCTTCTCAAGACTTCATGTGCTTCTGCTGTTGGGATTTCTGCATTTTCACTGTTCTGAACAACATCATGTGGATAATTTTGATTTCCAAAATTGACTGCTTGAGATTGATTTTCAACTTGTGTTGCTGGTATGAATGCTTCACCTTGTGCTGCTGGTATGAGTGCTTCACCTTGTGCTGCTGGTAGGAGTGTTTCACCTTGTGCTGCTGGTAAAAGTTCTTCACTAATCATCCGTGTGTCAGGTGGCACAAATTCTGGAAAAATGAACCAATCATCCATGTTGTTATACATTTGATCAACACTGGTCCCCTCACTTACATCTTCATTTTGATCAAACATTTCATCATAGAAAGTTGCTCTATGTGTCTCAAAAATTCTGTTGGTTCTTAAACGGTAGTAAAATTTGAATCCTTTTGATTTCTCTGAATAACCAATAAAATATGAAGTTATTGATTTTGAGTCAAGCTTGTCATTTTCTCCATTGTATACTCTTGCCTCTGCCTTGCAACCCCAAACATGTAGATGATTTAGGCTTGGTTTATAGCCACACCAATTTTCAAATGGGGTATTCTTAATTGCTTTGCTTGGTGTTCTATTGCaaatgtaatttgcagttttcaAAGCCTCTCCCCATAGAAATCTTGGTAAACAAGATCTGGAAAACATGCTTCTAACCATGTTCATCAaagttctgtttcttctttcagAAACACCATTTTGCTGAGGTGTGTATGGAGTAGTATATTGAGGCCACATTGTTCCAAATATATAGCAAACGGTCCTTTATGTTGCCCTTTCTCTGAATGTTTTCCATAATACTCCCCTCCTCTGTCAGACCTGATTACTTTAATAAGATGTTTAGTTTGTCTCTCTAcctcagttttgaaaattttgaaaacataTAAAACTTGTGACTTGTCAGAAATCAGATACACAAAACAATACCTTGAAAAATCGTCAATAAAAGTCACAAAGTAAGAATTTCCACAAATAGTGTTTACTGGGAATGGACCACAAACATCTGTATGGATTAGCTCAAGCAATGATTCACTTCTTTTAGAActgaaatttctcaaatttgtcatttttcctttCAAGCAATCCACACAGGTTTTAAAATCACTAAAATCCAATGCAGGAAGAATATTTTGTTTAACTAACTCATGCAATCTTTGTTTAGAAATATGTCCTAGCCTTTTGTGCCAAAGAAAAGAAGATACATGCTGCTGGTTTTTCCTTTTAACATCAGAAGATTTGGACACGTTGAAAATATCATGATTTTGTACTTGCGTAACAACAACAATATTGGAACAATTAACACACCAGTAGCCATCGATTAATGTTGCATCACCTAAACAAGACatatttttaaagaaaaacatAGCCTTATTATTACTGGAGAAACTAAAACCATCATTcattacaaattgagaaccagATATTAGGTTTCTCTTTATTAAAGGAATACAATACACATTTTCTAGTACTAATACGAACTGATTTTTG
It encodes:
- the LOC112203718 gene encoding uncharacterized protein LOC112203718, giving the protein MASSGGSNATNEVDRSLRRGSTDVGWDFAVLADPHNLDKLKCKLCGKVVSGGIHRMKQHIANIKGNVASCNNSTDADKAKCIAAIEGAKLKRKQKDMHEKEVREEVEVTHSHDVEDVEIEGPSLSRKRPHFLGPIDKFASSITPDSSIDGSKKMRQQNINDAIWKERTHSVHQWLARWVYEAGIPFHAIDNDSFKRFVEAVGQFGPGYRPPTQYQLREPLLKEEVERTKNSLKKHEEEWAKNGCSIMTDAWSDRKRRSIMNLCVNCKEGTTFLSLREDSDQSHTGAYIFEYVDKCIEEVGAQNVVQVVTDNATNNMAAGNLLKIKRPNIFWTSCATHTLNLMLQGIGNQPKFKGVIEKAKAFTIFIYAHHKTLALMRKHTKKRDIVRPGVTRFATSFLTLQSLMEKKSELRCMVACDDWTACKHSKSAKGKTAYNTVLSTSFWNGVTLCLKVFAPLFKVLRLVDGDKKPSMGFLYGELLKAKEDIKEAFKHQEANYRPIIEIIDEKARGRLDNPLHLAAYLLNPYYFYKDEDIQYDHVVMEGFFLCVEKFYPDDLETQSVVTNEELLMYKSKGGGFGRAIAKLGCAKNDDKYDPVGWWSNYGNGTPKLQKMARRILSLTTSSSGCKRNWSTFEGIHTKKRNRLDASRLNNLVYVQFNAKIINKKRRAQELGVDVLLGNEASKAQGWIVDGGDEEDDSDIISEIEGESLGVDSGLRRSSRNVEVRELHDEDFVSDEDTEEEGEEEDVEFESDTEGVLDGYGEEELEI